The sequence ggctttctgTCTACTGATTCTGGACTGAAACCGCAAGATGGTGACAATAATATTAGTATAAGATATGATAATTATCGTGATTGGGCTCAGGAGTAAAGGAACGCTCAGTATATAGTTCACTAACTCCATAGTATACACCCCCGAACAGGCAATTTTCATTAAGGGAACTTGATCACAGAAGAAATGGTCAATGACATTTGGTCCACAAAACGTCAGCTTTGATGTAAATAAGGTTTCAATAAATGCGAAAAAGAAACTTAACACCCAACACATGGCGGCCAATGTCACACAGCGTTTTTTTGTCATGATAGAAGAATAGAGGAGGGGATTACAGATggccacatatctgtcataagacATCACTGTGAGAAGAAGACTTTCAGATGTTTCTGTAGTACCAAAAACATACAATTGTGTCATACAACTAATAACGGTAATGGTCGCCCCATTATTCAGTAGGATGTGGAGCATGGTGGGGACAATATTTGCAGTTAGGAAGATATCAGTAATAGACAGCTGTGAGATGAAGAAGTACATTGGGGCATGGAGGTTCTTGCTGGTGGACACCAGGGTGATGATCAGGAGATTCCCACATATTGTCCCACAATATATCATCAGGATGAGACAGATTAGGTAAATTCTTAAATAACGGCTGCTTTGAAATCCTACAATGAAAAACTCAGTGACCGTAGTCATGTTCTTCTCctgcataaataacaataaaagtgtTAGGAGTTAGTTGTCTGATTATCGACTAGAACAAGTAAATCATTAAATGCATTTGTCATGATATTTTATAGGAGTaaaccttaaagtggttgtcccattgTGAACACATCCCCTATCCATAGGGTAGGTGATAAGTACcgtatcggcaggggtccaaacaATCTCAGAAATAGAGGCCTTGTGTTCTCCGAATGAATGGAGTGATGGTCACTCCACCAAACTGTGGGACTGCCAGAGACAGCTAAGTAAAAGAGCTCGGCTGTCTATGGCAGCCCCATATATTGGGATAATGTAGAAACCATCATTTTATTCAAGGAACACTGGGCCAACATTATCGTGATCGCTGATGGCCACAGTAGTTGGACCCCAACCAACCAGACACATCTTGTGGATATGCTGTAAGGgtttgtaatgggacaacccccttaGACAATTGGTAGgccgaaggctactttcactctagcgtttcaactggatccggcagggttcagcaaaactgcttccgttactgataatacaatcatctgcatccgttataaacggatccggttgtattatctttaacataaccaagacagatccggttgtattatgtcttctatagccaagacgtatccgtcatgaactccattgaaagtcaatgggggacggatccattttctattgtggcagattgtgtttCCCGGAAActaatccgtccccattaacttgcattggggatcatgccggatccgtcttgctccgcatcctagGACGGAAagtaaaatacaacatgttgcggtttgctctccggtatgggaacgcaactgaacagaacggaatgcattttggagcatttggttctgttcagttcagctttttccccattgacaatgaatagggacaaaactgaagcgttttcttccggtattgagcccctatgacggatctcaataccaga is a genomic window of Bufo bufo chromosome 1, aBufBuf1.1, whole genome shotgun sequence containing:
- the LOC120989544 gene encoding olfactory receptor 480-like, translating into MTTVTEFFIVGFQSSRYLRIYLICLILMIYCGTICGNLLIITLVSTSKNLHAPMYFFISQLSITDIFLTANIVPTMLHILLNNGATITVISCMTQLYVFGTTETSESLLLTVMSYDRYVAICNPLLYSSIMTKKRCVTLAAMCWVLSFFFAFIETLFTSKLTFCGPNVIDHFFCDQVPLMKIACSGVYTMELVNYILSVPLLLSPITIIIISYTNIIVTILRFQSRISRQKAFSTCSSHLIVVIIFFVTILSVYVFPTEGQTLNTSKLLSLLYTVFTPFINPIIYSLRNKEIKKSLQEIFNKLITKRGEMLKRTKTKSI